ATAAGACAGAAATGCCTTGCCATTTGCACCAATGATATACAGGTCATCATTCTCCAGTTTTATGCGAGAATATACAGAAATTAGAAAACTTAAAAGAGTAGGCAGTTCAGATACTGTGAATTGTTTAACCTCCAAGTCCCCATAGCGCTTGATGAGAAACCACTGGGACTCAGATTCCAATATAACACCCAATGTCTTTTTGACATTTCCCGGAAAATCTGTGTCTGCGAAATGAATAACTACTGTCCGCTTGAGGCCTTTGCTGAAAGCAAGCTCCCTACCAACTCCAGCTGCTGCCGTGGAAATGCAAATTCCGGCGTTATCAATTATTTCCATGATTTTATTTTGAGTCATGTTGCCCATAATTATACGGCTAACGGTGAGCTAAGCCGCGCCGCCGCTGCCTTGCTGGTGAGATCGGTGCGTGTCGGTGTCGGCTTGGGCGACTTGTTAACTGCCCTTTCTTTATGGGATAAACTTATTTATTTTTATATCGCCCATAGCCTTATAGTGCTTTTCGTTTCCTGTAAGAATTGGAAGACCATAAGCAATGGCAGTAGATCCAATTAATGCATCAGCCAATTGAATTGAATGACTTAAAAAATGCTGCTCTACAAAAAACATGGCTTTTGCCGATATGTCTTCAGAAACATAAAGAATTTTTGTATTCCAGCCATGAAGAGCTTTTCGGAGACAGGTTAACTCTTTTTTGTTTCTCATTCCTTGAACCAGTTCCATGTAAGTAACGACAGAAATAAAGAAACCATTTGAATTTTCTATAATATCAAAGGCATTCTCGTTACCTCTCATGTACCAGATGATTACATCGGTATCTATGAGCACCATTTAAAACCTGCCCTTTCTCAAGCCTCTAACATATTCATCAACGTTTTGAGTACAATCATTGTTTTTCCAGATACCAAATAGTTCATTTTTTGACATTTTTTCTGTTGATTCACTGTAGGGAACAAGCTTGGCACAGGGTTTTCCACGG
The Desulforegula conservatrix Mb1Pa DNA segment above includes these coding regions:
- a CDS encoding type II toxin-antitoxin system Phd/YefM family antitoxin encodes the protein MKATAKDLRFHSKELLDTVNRGEEVVITFRGKPCAKLVPYSESTEKMSKNELFGIWKNNDCTQNVDEYVRGLRKGRF
- a CDS encoding type II toxin-antitoxin system VapC family toxin, whose protein sequence is MVLIDTDVIIWYMRGNENAFDIIENSNGFFISVVTYMELVQGMRNKKELTCLRKALHGWNTKILYVSEDISAKAMFFVEQHFLSHSIQLADALIGSTAIAYGLPILTGNEKHYKAMGDIKINKFIP